The Chiloscyllium plagiosum isolate BGI_BamShark_2017 unplaced genomic scaffold, ASM401019v2 scaf_13982, whole genome shotgun sequence genomic interval aaatcatgaagggcatggataggataaatagacaaggtcttttccctggagtggggcagtccagaactagagggcatatgttttaggtaagaggggaaagataactCACTTCAACAAGTAGAGAGTTGTTTACTTACCAAAGTGCCTGATCTGCTGGTGATATCTCTGTACAAAAGTTACATTTTTCCCATCTTCCTCTATTTCTTTAGATTTTTTATTGATCATACTCTGTAAAAAGaacaaatggagaaagaaaataaaaccttTAGAAGTTCAGCAATTAAAAATATGACACCAACTCTACCCCAATGAACAAATACAAGTTTGATTATTGGAGACAAAGACACTGCAAATAATGAGACAGTACAGAAGAACTCAAGAACAATAAACAGTCATGAGGAACTGGAAATTCCTAAATTCTTCTGGATATAGTTTTCACCTCCCATTCATGTTCCCAAAGGGTGGATGCAACATTGAGGGACaaaggggctgtactgcgctgtaattttctatgttctatgaaagatgAGGGTCATATTAACAGACACAGGAACGAGTCTGTGATTAGAAACTACCCCGTTAATGAGAGATTGCTTTGCTCCAACAGTTCATAATTCATTTAAAAAGTCAATACCTCCAATGATGCAGCATTCTCTCAGAAGCAGTCTAGATTGTCAGCCAGGCTTTTAGGTACAAAACTACATATACCAACTGTTGGCAGAATAATTCCGATTGTGCAGTGATCTCCTGTCTGTTTTGATCTTAGATACTCAAGTCACAAAACTGATTTGATTTTAGAAAAATCAAATGCCTTTTACTGTTCCAGAGTTTTAATTAACAACACTGACAGAAAGTCTACCTTGAATTGCAGAATCAGTAATACTTCAACTTTTGATTTGCAGCTTCatagtttataaaaaaaaagaaataaagatattAGGTGCAAGCTCGCAAGCTGCGACGGAGggctttgaattcaaattttagcaATATAATCATGTTGCTCTAAGAGTTGCAAATATATACTATACCTTATTAAAACCTTCCCTACTGTTTGTATCAATGTTCCATGAACTTAGCCTCTCATTCCAGGTCAGCTCTTCCTCCTTTTGCCTCCACTCCTCTTCTTTTTGCTTCAGCTCCCAGAATTCAACCTGTGCTTTGGCCCGTTCttgttccaaagactcagaatTGTGCAGTTCCAAATCACAAAGTCTCTGTTGAGCTTCAGCGAGCTGCCAGCCACATTCCATTGTCTTCTTCACCAATTCCTGTTGCATGTGAAAAACACTATCTACTCCACCCATGTGAACCTAGGAATACATATGCATCAGATTAACAAGCATCAAAAGACCGCAAATTATTTAAACTGAAGGATCATATATACAATTTGCAGGATGGAACATAGAAATGTTTGACCCACCATATCTTGCCAACTCAAAAACAATCTCAGGATGTTAAGCAGTTAATTAAATACTtatgaaatgtagtcactgcagCAACTTTTCACTGAAGAtcctacaaacagcaataatAACTATTTATGATATTAGTCAAAGGACACCAAGGAAATGGTGCTAACAACCTGGCTTGAACACCTACTTTCACCACGTAGCACGGATCCTTTTATGCCTACAGGAGTGGAAGACAGAGCCTCATTTTATCTTCTTATCCAAGAGAAGACAATTTCAAAACTTTATGGCTTCGCCATCAATGCTGCACTGAAATGCCATCTCTTTCCACATTCTGTTAGTGCCTCTAAAAGAGGATAGCACACGTAACTTTTATAGTTAATCTTGTGAACATCAAGGCACCCAAGTCATGGCAACCGTATTTCTGCAGTCACTGTACAGCCATCAGACCCCACAGTTAGAAACATCGCTttaggagtatgccattcagccctcaagcctgttctgccattccacTGGATCATGGCTTATCTGCAACTTTACTCCCTATCCCTTAATACTATGACCTAAGAAAAATCAATTGTTCTATCATCCATAAATTTTGGGGGAAGAGAAGGAACTTTATGATTTTTATCACAATGCAAAAATATACTTCCTGAATTTGCTCCCAAGTAGCTTAACTTCAATTACTCCTTAATCTGCATTGCCCCAGTGGAAGGTGATTTTCTACGTTTCAGTTACTTTTGGTTGGTTTGGGGAGGGGACGCTGTTGCAGCAAGAGGCAGTAAACTGATTAAGagtagattagagtagattagattagattactgagtgtggaaacagacccttcggcccaacaagtccacaccaaccttccgaacccagacccattccctacatttaccccttcacctaacactacaggcaatttagcatggccaattcaccaggcaCTTCAATGTCTAACATTTCATAATCAGAAATCAGATCAAGCAGTCAGTTTACATGTAACATAATGCATATCATGCTGATGTCACTGATGCACTGCGCTGCATGTCTGGACCTCATTTTTAGGTGGAAATAAAAAGTAATCTCATATTCCTTTAAATACAGATTACATACAcgacaaacttttaaaaattcatcatggtacatgggcgttgctggctgggccagcatttattgcctgcccctagatGCCTTTGAGAAAactgtggtgagctgccttcttgaaccactgaagtccacctgctgtgggttgacccacaatgctattggcGAAgcaattccaggactttgacccataAGGAGTTAGGGAGACAAAAAGTGCAGTCACAGTCGAGTTGACAGTCCTTTGCAAGCTAAGTTGAATAAAATGCTGAATTGGGTTATACGTTGATCCAAAACCAAGAGCAGCAGAATGTCAGGATAAAAAAGCAGCCTGGCATTGGAAGACAGAGCACAAGGATTGGCAGTAGGCCATGTTACAAGTAAATATTCAATTTAATCTGATGACTTAAAATAGATCATATTAGTTAAAAACATGAGAAGTAAGTCGATTAAAAACCAAGAACTTCAATTAATAAAGTTTGATAAAGATGGCATTTCATTGTCATAACTGCAGCAGTAGGGATGTTCCTGATTAGAACACATCTGCCGTGTCTGCACGACAAAAAACTTCCAGCTCTGAGCTGTTTTTAGAAAGAAAATATCAAATGCCATGCTTGCACATGAACCAGAAATTTAACATACAACGACAGCAACACATGAGGAATGCAAATGAAGGTTTGCATAAAGCTTTGTAGCTTAAGTGTCGATTGCCATAGTTGTgagtatgtttgctgagctgggaagttgatttgcagatgtttcgttccctgtctcggtgacattttcagtgctttggagccttccACAAacccaacccaaactctggatcagatacatgGATGACACTTCCGTTATtgttaagagaacagaaatcgagaacacacaccggattatCAACATCAACATCAGATTTAcgagaggaggaaaccaacaatcaactcccattcctggatgtgatgatagaaagaacacagaacggTGGATGAAACACAAGTGCACAGaaaagtcacacacacacacgaccaGATCCCAAACTACAACAACCACCACCTAAACACACATAAGAGAAGCtacattaggaccctgttcaaaagggcgataacacactgcagcactcctgaccTCTGAACACCTCTACAGAGTCTTCACCAAAAATGATTATCCCTGCAACTTCATCCGCAcatgcctaacagacaaacaacatgacgaggacatgccacaacctaactcactagccatgctaccttacataaaaaacTCCtcggaactgacaaccagacagCAACTCACCCGAACAAAAGACCCTGTActcatcatgtgcaagacaaacatAATTTATTAGATTCCATGTAAAGACTGCATGGAACATTACATAGGGCAAACAGACAGGAAAttagcaatccgcatccatgaacaccaactagctactaAATGCTATCTCTAGTAGCCATATACACAGATGACGAGGACCACACAATGATCATAGGAAAAGCTAAACACAGTtggagaatttctagaagcatggcactcatccacgaactccatcaacaaacacagacctagacccaatatactggccactacaacgAACtacaggaacagaaccaaataaattctagaagacacagtacagcagtgcttcacaggaggctctaaagcattgaagatgtcacctggacaggggacaaaatatctgaaaatcaaCTTCctagctcagcgaacatacccacaactgcAGCAGGAATGCAAATCAATGGTGATTTTATGGCAAATGATTGGACTGTGGCAAAAAAACCATTGCAATATCACATTgctttggtgaggccatactgcaAGTTTTAGTCTTGGTACACAACAAAGCATAGGCTTTTGTTGACCCAgaatgcaatgaaggttcactaTAATTATTCCAGATATTGAGAGGATTATGCCATGATGAAAATAGGCCCGCTCCTTGACATTGTGGAATAAAtggtgatcacattgaaacacaAGTTTCTGAGAGGGCTTGACAAGGCAGATGTCATAGAGATAAGGATGTTTCCCCCAAATCAAATTTGTAGGAGGATATATGATTTTCATTTTCTGAAACTTGAAACTTAAATGGAATTTGGACTGCTGAAACTGAAATatggcacagcggctcagtggttagcactgctgcctcacagcgccagggacacaggttcaattccaccttcaggcaattgtctgtgtggaatttgcacattgtctgcatgggcttcctccgggtgttcgagtttcctcccacagtccaaagatgtgcaggtgaggtggattggccacactaactttgcccatggtgtccaaggatatgcagactaggtggattggccaatggAAATGAAGAGCAGGGCAGGCCAAGGGTGTCTTattgagatgctcttcagaggatcattgTGGACTCAAAGAGCCAAGTGATCCGAGTACCCAGATAGTCGTTTACAATTAAAACTGAAGCGCTGGAAATTGTTGGGTTCTGTCGGACAATGTTGCTTTTTCAAAGCAAAAACTGAGGTTGAGACCAAACagcaccaagaatctttccagtTCAGGAAACTCTGTCTGGCAACAACTCTGATTGGTTGGATTGTTGTGATAAGAAGTTTTAAGTGCCAAGAACAGCAGAGACTGAAAAATCACCCACGGCCAGCAGGCAGATGGCAACACCCTCTCTTAATCTCTCCCAGAAGGATTAAAAGAAAGAATTTATGAAAGAAAAGATCCAAGTTCACCCAATCCACTACTGAATcaaggaacaccactggtcagacAACAGCATGGTATCATTTTGCAAATCAAGAggactgaggggaaaaaaatgacTTCCCACTTCAGACTGTATTTGTGATCTGTGGAATTTTATttattctgtctttatttcattcCACCCATGGCATGTACGTTAAAGCAATTCATCCCTCTTAAACGGTAAGTTTGGGTTTTGAAAGGGTATAGTTTAAGTTGCACAAACTAGAAATCTGTTTTTTACTGTCACTGTTAAGGTTAAATATTAACAGGTATTTTTATGGTTATGGAGGATACCCGGTGTAATGTGTTTTTATCCCGGGAAGCAGGCAATCAGGCAAATTGGGATCTTTTATACACATCTTATTGGACATAATTATTGATGCTTTATTCTCACTGAAGTCACAAAATGACTCTAAAATTAGGAATCTTAGTCTGACTACATCAGCCATTTGGGAGTGTtacaaatctatggaattctctatcccaggcAGCTGTGGATTCACAAACCTTTATTGTATTTGAAACTGCAATCAATAAATTTTTGGCTACTAAAGGCATGAAAGGATATGTGTATTGCACAGAAATTACAGTTGAAGGTGACACTTGGCCACAATCTGAAGTGACAGAATACATTCAAAGGGTTATAGGTTCTCAAAAAGCATTTTTTTGGCTTGAATTTTAACAACATTCCAAGCAGAAGTGGGGAAATATCCATAATTTAATATTTCAGGACCAATCCATCACATTTGCTGTGAGAGTGAGCATGCAGAGGTGGTGCTGATCTGGATATAGTTGGCTTACTAAACCAGTTTGGGAGCTCTTTTTAAGAATTAAAACCATGGCGTTTGATTGGGATCAGTAAACTACATggacatggaacaaaaacagaacactggagaaactcagcaggtctggcagtaatctgcagagagggaaaaacagagacatcagtgacccttcttcagaacacgtTCCatcgaagggtcactggactcaaagttaactgtttttctctctacaaatgctaccAAACaggctgtgtttctccagcacacttattttgtttcagatgatttccagcattcacagttctatCTATATCTTTACGAGGATATGAAAGTCAGATTTCCCTTACTTAAAGTACTGGAAAGTTTCACAACAAAGTCCATCTTCatgccagttaaaaaaaaaacgttgCCCAGCTTAAGTCCACTTTCCAGATATTGCTCTACCCTGTGGATCATGACATCTTGGGTTTCTACCTCTCACACCCTTTCAGGCAGCGAGTTCAAAACCCCCACCACTCTCAATGAAACAATTATTTGTCAAGTCCTCTCTCATCTTCCATAGCCAAGGATTATTGACTTGTTTGCAAACAGGTGCAAATCCTTTATCCAGACCACTCAGTTTTCTTTTACATCTGACTTAAatatcccctcagcctcctgctccaaagaaagcaactCAGCCGAGCAATTTTTCTCTCTGTTAAAATTTTCCAATCCTGGCTTCATTCTCATGAATCGCTACTGCATCCTCTTGAGTCATCGCATCCTTGCTGTGGCAGTGAcataactgtacacagtgctccaacaGCAGTCCAAATACCATTTTGGATCAATGCTTCCTAAATATTTACCCCCATTATGATCCAAATTTGAGGCTTGGAAACTATTGTGACCCCTCATTAAGGTTAGGAAGAGGGGGGACAAAGATGGGAGCTGTGATTGGAGTACTGCTGGTAGCTGTTATAACTTGGTCAGGCCTCACTGGGCATTTCTGCATCACAGCTTGAGTCCAAAACTTCAGCAGAGGACCTACTTGCAGTCTCAATCCCCAATCTGGAAAGCACTGTTCTATACAGTTCTATCAACCTCCAGGCTCATACTGTATGCCACAATCAATAAAGGAAACCCGCACTATGCCATGTTATTTACTTATGCTGGTACCTTCAGGAACCTGCAGGAAAGCACTCCCAAGATCCTTCTAACCTTCACATCTGACTAATTATTGTATATTCTTTGGCCTTACTGCCCTCCCCAGATGCATTACACTGCTGCTTCAGACTAAAATTTAATTGACCACTTTTCTACCCCACCTAAATTGTCCGCCTACATCTTGCTGCAGTCTACTCTTTTTTAAGAATCAAAACTATGCTGTTTGACTGGAGTCTGTCACATAGATATGGGATAGAAACAGTGCACACAAAatacagcaagtctggcagcatctgccgagagaaagaagagttaatgttttcagtgaCTCCTCCTCAGGATCTGTCaggttgctgccagacctacggagtttctccagcactgattttctttcagatttccagcatctgcagttcttcgcttttttgcctctctctctctctctccaaccatgcagttaattttaaatcatctgcaaacatctaAAATCATGTCCCCAATATTTTGGCCTACACTGATATTTATATCTGAACTCATGGTTTCCCCAAATTATTGTCCATTATGCTACACCTACACTGTACAAGTTGAGAACTGTATTTAAATACTGGGCTGACCttcctttgtttctatgttttcaTTTTCAGAATAATAATTGGGAAACCTATTGTTCGCCTCTCCAAGTGAAAGGTATGGCCAGTATGGTTCAACCTTCTGTTTTATTATGGttgtgaaccttccagctcagcaagcaaacctacattcagaaaatcaacctgagctacacattttctcaaaactcgctatggtTGTTAATATTCTAAAATCAAGGGAAATAAACCAAGTTGATGCCCTCAAAGCAAAGCATTGACCTCTCTCagtctttatttaatttcaaagaaTTTGCTCCCAAGCCCAAAATTTCCCAAGGTTGGTGTCCAAAATGTAATTTCAGTAGGCATTTTTGTGGTTATTATTCTGACCGATGCTTTGTATTTCTTCTGTTAATTTAAGTTGGATAACTGGCCATGATCAAGAGTCTTCCCTAAGCAGATATTCAAACATTTTCAGGAAGGCGTACCATTTCACTTTTACTATTCGATGCAAACAATAAAGAGGTTGGAGCCAGTTCAATAGAGCTGACCATTCTTCATTCCATCACTCcaaccctccccccaccatctCCAATAAATTAAATAGTAAATCTAGCctttacttaaaaaaaacacatcctcATTTTCATTACAAGACAAACTTCTGCTGTTTTCAAGTTTCAATCAAGCCCAAAgggttaaaggagcagcactttgaaagcttgcgattccaaattaacctgtttgactataaccttgtgtctaggttagagt includes:
- the LOC122546570 gene encoding hsp90 co-chaperone Cdc37-like 1, with product MMLMMMMMEDYRPGFPAATSDDDDEEEEEDEEEEEEEEEEEEEEKEEEGPRHKPLPSMACPSQVHMGGVDSVFHMQQELVKKTMECGWQLAEAQQRLCDLELHNSESLEQERAKAQVEFWELKQKEEEWRQKEEELTWNERLSSWNIDTNSREGFNKSMINKKSKEIEEDGKNVTFVQRYHQQIRHFGK